A single window of Helicobacter pylori DNA harbors:
- the flgG gene encoding flagellar basal-body rod protein FlgG, with translation MLRSLYSATSGMLAQQTHIDTTSNNIANVNTTGFKKSRADFNDLFYQAMQYAGTNTSNTTLSPDGMEVGLGVRPSAITKMFSQGSPKETENNLDIAITGKGFFQVQLPDGTTAYTRSGNFKLDEQGNLVTSEGYLLIPQITLPEDTTQVNIGVDGTVSVTQGLQTTSNVIGQITLANFVNPAGLHSMGDNLFSITNASGEAIVGNPDSQGLGKLRQGFLELSNVRLVEEMTDLITAQRAYEANSKSIQTADAMLQTVNSLKR, from the coding sequence ATGCTCCGCTCTCTCTATAGTGCCACTTCAGGGATGCTCGCCCAACAAACGCACATTGATACCACTTCAAACAATATCGCCAATGTCAATACCACCGGGTTTAAAAAATCTCGTGCGGATTTTAATGACTTGTTTTACCAAGCGATGCAATACGCCGGCACCAACACAAGCAACACGACTTTATCGCCAGATGGCATGGAAGTGGGCTTAGGCGTGCGCCCTAGCGCGATCACTAAAATGTTTTCGCAAGGCAGCCCTAAAGAAACGGAAAACAATTTAGATATTGCCATTACGGGTAAAGGCTTTTTTCAAGTCCAGCTTCCTGATGGCACCACCGCTTACACAAGAAGCGGGAATTTCAAGCTAGACGAGCAGGGCAATCTTGTAACGAGCGAGGGCTATCTCCTCATCCCTCAAATCACTTTGCCCGAAGACACCACGCAAGTAAACATCGGTGTGGATGGCACAGTGAGCGTGACTCAAGGCTTGCAAACGACTTCTAACGTGATTGGGCAAATCACTTTGGCTAATTTTGTCAACCCGGCGGGGCTTCACTCTATGGGGGACAATTTGTTTTCAATCACCAACGCTAGCGGCGAGGCGATTGTGGGCAATCCGGATTCTCAAGGATTAGGCAAGTTAAGGCAAGGCTTTTTGGAATTGAGCAATGTGAGACTGGTAGAAGAAATGACGGATCTAATCACCGCTCAAAGGGCTTATGAAGCCAACTCTAAAAGCATTCAAACCGCTG